One segment of Mycobacterium spongiae DNA contains the following:
- a CDS encoding solute carrier family 23 protein produces the protein MGTPVENARTKRVHPVDEVLPIPKLAIYGFQHVVAFYAAAVLVPILIASALKLPPEDLIKLITAGLFTCGIASIIQAVGIWRIGVRLPMIQGVTFTSVSPIIAIGLAHGGGALSLLHVYGAVIVAGIFTFAIAPIFIKLLRFFPPVVTGTLIMIIGMTLLPVGAGEAVTNPLTGQPEPANIRWLLYAAGTIAIIVGIQRLFRGFMATIAVLVGLVVGCAVAYVLGDMNVGKAAEADLIGFTTPFLFGLPKFDVAACVTMIIVMLITAVESTGSTMATAEIVDKRFRTADLGNVLRADGLATTIGGVFNSFPYTAFSQNIGLVRLTGVKSRWVVAAAGVIMIILGFLPKVAAVVASMPNPVLGGAALTLFATVAVVGIQALGKVDFTDHRNLIIVTTSLGLALWVTSYPDIAKAMPSGLNLVFGSGITVGAITAVLLNIVFFHVGNRGPRVAGRGSIRLDEVNAMTRQRFTEVFGHVVQDVPWAVERAFEQRPFADTAALREAFQDGVLTGSSEQLLELIRAFPDLGAEDDAGHALAVDHVALFKLDEDEHNELVELATTYRQRFGFPLVICARETEQFDQVLRNGWSRVDNPPTTEKAFALIEIAKIANYRFSDLVADANPIAAARFSPLNQLR, from the coding sequence ATGGGCACCCCGGTAGAGAATGCACGGACGAAGCGGGTGCACCCCGTCGATGAGGTGCTGCCGATCCCCAAGCTCGCGATCTATGGATTCCAGCACGTGGTCGCGTTTTACGCGGCCGCCGTCCTGGTGCCCATTCTCATCGCCAGCGCGCTCAAGCTGCCGCCGGAAGACCTGATCAAGCTGATCACTGCCGGCCTATTCACCTGCGGTATCGCGTCGATCATTCAGGCGGTCGGGATCTGGCGCATCGGCGTGCGGTTGCCGATGATCCAAGGAGTGACGTTCACCAGCGTCTCCCCCATCATTGCGATCGGGCTCGCCCACGGTGGCGGCGCTCTCAGCCTGCTGCACGTCTATGGCGCGGTGATCGTCGCCGGCATCTTCACCTTCGCCATCGCGCCGATCTTCATCAAGCTGCTGCGATTCTTCCCGCCCGTGGTCACGGGCACCCTCATCATGATCATTGGAATGACCCTGCTGCCAGTCGGAGCCGGTGAGGCCGTCACCAATCCGCTGACCGGTCAACCCGAGCCCGCCAACATCCGGTGGCTGCTCTACGCGGCAGGCACGATCGCGATCATCGTCGGGATCCAGCGGCTCTTCCGCGGGTTCATGGCCACCATCGCGGTGCTGGTTGGCCTTGTTGTCGGTTGCGCAGTCGCCTACGTGTTGGGTGACATGAACGTCGGCAAGGCTGCGGAGGCCGATCTCATCGGCTTCACCACGCCGTTCCTGTTCGGGCTGCCGAAGTTCGACGTCGCGGCCTGCGTCACCATGATCATCGTCATGTTGATCACCGCCGTGGAGTCCACCGGTTCCACGATGGCCACCGCCGAGATCGTCGACAAGCGGTTCCGCACCGCCGACCTCGGCAACGTGCTTCGCGCGGACGGGCTGGCCACCACGATCGGCGGCGTATTCAACTCGTTTCCCTACACGGCGTTCTCGCAGAACATCGGGTTGGTGCGACTCACTGGCGTCAAGAGCCGCTGGGTGGTGGCAGCCGCCGGGGTCATCATGATCATCCTCGGGTTCTTACCCAAGGTTGCCGCGGTAGTGGCATCGATGCCCAATCCGGTACTGGGAGGGGCGGCACTCACCCTGTTCGCGACGGTGGCCGTCGTCGGTATCCAGGCCCTCGGAAAGGTGGACTTCACTGACCATCGCAACCTCATCATCGTGACCACCAGTCTGGGCCTGGCACTGTGGGTGACCAGCTACCCGGACATCGCCAAAGCGATGCCCTCGGGGTTGAACCTGGTGTTCGGCAGCGGCATCACCGTCGGCGCAATCACCGCGGTCCTGCTCAACATCGTGTTCTTCCACGTCGGCAATCGCGGGCCGCGGGTCGCCGGCAGAGGCTCGATCAGGCTCGACGAGGTCAACGCGATGACCCGACAGCGGTTCACCGAGGTATTCGGTCACGTCGTTCAGGATGTGCCGTGGGCCGTCGAGCGAGCCTTCGAGCAACGACCGTTCGCCGACACCGCGGCCTTGCGGGAGGCGTTTCAGGATGGGGTGCTCACCGGATCGTCAGAACAGCTACTCGAGCTGATCCGGGCGTTTCCCGACCTGGGTGCCGAGGACGACGCCGGCCACGCGCTGGCGGTCGACCACGTGGCATTGTTCAAGCTCGATGAGGACGAACACAACGAGCTCGTGGAGCTGGCGACCACCTACCGCCAGCGTTTCGGGTTCCCCCTGGTGATCTGCGCTCGCGAGACCGAGCAATTCGACCAGGTGCTGCGCAACGGCTGGTCGCGCGTGGACAACCCACCGACCACGGAGAAGGCTTTCGCGTTGATCGAGATCGCCAAGATCGCCAACTACCGGTTCTCCGATCTGGTGGCCGACGCGAATCCCATCGCTGCCGCCCGGTTCTCGCCCCTCAACCAGCTGCGCTAG
- the uraH gene encoding hydroxyisourate hydrolase has protein sequence MTHLSTHVLDATSGRPAPGVAVTLTDSRGAVLATATTDDEGRIGALAPGELSGVYRLTFDTGSYFAAHGVASFYPEVVVTFEISNPATRYHVPLLLSPYAYSTYRGS, from the coding sequence ATGACGCACCTTTCTACACACGTCCTCGACGCCACATCAGGGCGTCCCGCCCCCGGGGTCGCGGTGACTCTGACCGATTCTCGCGGCGCGGTTCTGGCGACGGCCACGACTGACGACGAGGGTCGCATTGGCGCACTGGCACCCGGGGAACTGTCGGGGGTGTATCGACTGACCTTCGACACCGGCTCCTACTTCGCCGCACACGGTGTCGCGAGCTTCTATCCCGAAGTGGTGGTCACCTTCGAAATCTCCAATCCCGCAACCAGATACCACGTGCCGCTCCTGCTATCCCCCTACGCCTACTCCACCTATCGAGGGAGCTGA
- the pucL gene encoding factor-independent urate hydroxylase produces the protein MSNIVLGPVQYGKAENRVVRVYRETPRHEIRDITVSTCLRGDFSAAHLTGDQSNILPTDTQKQTVYAYAKEPGLQSIEDYGLALARHFVNDVAPVHAARIEIDEHAWERAVVDGAGHDHTWVRNGQEIRTAAITVDAEGEWVIGGLKDLIMLKSTGSEFAGFLEDEYTILEPTHDRVMATSLVAQWRYAVVTADWEAMYVGIKSELVKQFSLVHSLALQQTLYQMGKAVMEQYPVVAEVRLSAPNKHHFVYELSPFGLENNNEVFHADDRPYGLIQATVTRDDAPTAGPAWQPGTTWLT, from the coding sequence ATGTCCAACATCGTGCTTGGACCCGTTCAATACGGCAAGGCCGAGAACCGCGTCGTCCGCGTCTACCGAGAAACCCCGCGACACGAGATCCGGGATATCACGGTATCCACCTGTTTACGAGGGGATTTCAGCGCCGCTCATCTGACCGGCGATCAGTCCAATATTCTCCCGACCGACACCCAGAAGCAGACGGTGTATGCCTACGCCAAGGAACCCGGGCTGCAGTCGATTGAGGACTATGGGCTGGCGCTGGCGCGACACTTCGTGAACGACGTGGCCCCAGTGCACGCTGCACGCATCGAGATCGACGAACATGCCTGGGAGCGAGCGGTTGTCGACGGTGCCGGGCACGACCACACCTGGGTACGCAATGGCCAGGAGATTCGCACAGCCGCGATAACCGTTGATGCCGAGGGTGAATGGGTGATCGGTGGGCTCAAGGACCTGATCATGTTGAAGTCGACCGGATCGGAGTTCGCGGGGTTCCTCGAGGACGAATACACGATCCTCGAGCCAACGCATGACCGGGTGATGGCCACGTCTTTGGTAGCCCAATGGCGGTATGCCGTCGTCACCGCGGACTGGGAAGCGATGTATGTCGGGATCAAATCCGAACTGGTTAAGCAGTTTTCGCTGGTCCACTCGCTGGCACTGCAGCAGACCCTCTACCAGATGGGCAAGGCCGTCATGGAGCAATACCCGGTTGTCGCCGAGGTGCGGTTATCCGCACCCAACAAACACCACTTCGTCTACGAGCTATCGCCATTCGGACTGGAGAACAACAACGAGGTCTTCCACGCCGACGATCGGCCTTATGGGCTGATTCAAGCAACGGTCACGCGCGACGATGCACCGACGGCCGGGCCCGCATGGCAACCGGGAACGACTTGGCTCACTTAG
- a CDS encoding nitroreductase family protein — MTIPSNALDPAAVDYVLTTTRSVRKRLDLSRPVDPNTILECIDVAEQAPSGGNQASRRWIVIDDARRKRQLADLYRAAAGDFILGARDQLAGTGHPQAKVLESAAYLVDHLAEVPAIVIPTILGRHDDSGRPGLFDSVIQAAWSFCLALRARGLGTAWVTAVFAREQELKEILGIPDHLTEIVMLPVAHTIGMDFNRAPRRPARAITYFNTYGHTFEHGPTQPAAFTDGAGGEVEIDVDAPPEKLWPLVTDISFGADFSSEFRGAEWVDTDEPGLGARFIGKNAHEAIGEWEVECFVDVYEPNRVFGWCTSDPDNPGARWRFELEPIAGGTRLRHTVTIGPGPSGLTPALTSMPEKTPRILHRRIAEIRPNMQRIIEAMKARAEA; from the coding sequence ATGACGATTCCCAGCAACGCCCTCGATCCTGCGGCGGTGGACTATGTGCTCACCACCACGCGGTCAGTGCGGAAGCGACTCGACCTCAGCCGACCGGTGGACCCGAACACCATCCTCGAGTGCATCGACGTCGCCGAACAGGCCCCTAGTGGCGGCAACCAAGCCAGCCGGCGCTGGATCGTCATCGACGACGCACGCCGCAAACGGCAACTCGCCGACCTCTACCGCGCCGCGGCTGGCGACTTCATCCTGGGAGCGCGCGACCAGCTTGCCGGCACTGGCCACCCCCAGGCCAAGGTGCTGGAGTCGGCTGCCTACTTGGTCGATCATCTCGCCGAGGTGCCCGCGATCGTGATCCCCACAATCTTGGGGCGTCACGACGATAGCGGTCGTCCGGGGCTGTTCGACTCGGTCATCCAGGCGGCGTGGAGCTTCTGCCTGGCATTGCGTGCCCGGGGGTTGGGGACCGCCTGGGTTACCGCGGTGTTCGCCCGTGAGCAGGAACTGAAGGAAATTCTCGGAATTCCGGATCACCTGACCGAGATCGTGATGCTTCCCGTTGCCCACACCATCGGAATGGATTTCAACCGGGCGCCGCGGCGCCCGGCGCGAGCGATCACCTACTTCAACACCTACGGACATACCTTCGAGCACGGGCCGACTCAGCCAGCCGCGTTCACCGACGGTGCCGGCGGCGAGGTCGAAATCGATGTCGATGCTCCGCCCGAAAAACTCTGGCCCCTCGTGACCGACATCAGCTTCGGTGCGGATTTTTCCAGCGAATTCCGCGGGGCCGAATGGGTGGACACCGACGAACCAGGGCTCGGCGCCCGGTTCATTGGCAAGAACGCTCACGAAGCGATCGGTGAGTGGGAAGTCGAGTGCTTCGTCGACGTGTACGAGCCGAACCGGGTCTTCGGCTGGTGCACCAGCGATCCGGACAACCCCGGCGCCCGTTGGCGTTTCGAGCTCGAGCCGATTGCCGGCGGGACCCGGCTTCGGCACACGGTGACGATCGGCCCCGGTCCGTCTGGCCTGACGCCGGCCCTCACCTCGATGCCCGAGAAGACACCGCGAATCCTGCACCGCCGCATCGCCGAGATACGCCCGAACATGCAGCGAATCATCGAGGCGATGAAGGCAAGGGCCGAAGCATAA
- a CDS encoding PE family protein — protein sequence MSYVMAAPQELVAAATSLAGIGSAIGAANAVAATSTTQLLAAGADEVSEAIAAAFSAYAADYQALGAQMAGFHEQFVVALSASGGWYAAAEATNASPLQVVEEQVLGVINAPTQALLGRPLIGDGANGAPGQNGGAGGLLYGNGGAGGSGTVANPNGGSGGNAGLIGRGGVGGAGAAGGVGGAGGQGGWLFGNGGSGGAGAAGTTVAAPNGGNGGNAGLIGLGGVGGAGATGGVGGAGGQGGWLFGNGGNGGVGGAGATGGDGGNARALFGDGGAGGAGGIGVAGGTGDTGVTGELNGQGGIGGVGGTGGNGGNGGAGGLFGAGGAGGAGGTGGTGGTGGTGAMGAPGDLMLNAGLGGDGGDGGLGGDGGAGGNGGAGGSGGLFGADGVLGAGGDGGRGGAGGFGGTGGQGAEGDPLFNVNAGRGGDGGTGGNPGIGGAGGVGGTGSSTGAFGQAGGIPTSGGDGGNGGQGATNGDISINSGRGGDGGTGGAGGLVGDGGQGGNGGGGAASSDGSGASTVGGGGGFGGDGGTSTNGTGGTGGDGGNGGRGGNDSAGSSSGGSGGKGGNGGASVNGAGGTGGTGGAGAAGGAGPLGGNSRGGEGGSGGDGGASINGNGGTGGTGGAAGSGGNDPSARSSGGSGGSGGKGGASINGTGGTGGNGAAGGNAGSGGQGIGPGFGGGGRGGSGGDGGDSTNGDGGNGGTGAQGGNGATGVGAGTGGSGGSGGDGGNSTGGNGSAAINATNATAGSGGTGGNGGQGGNGTGGVGDPGATGNPNTGADGGRGGDGGTGGSA from the coding sequence ATGTCGTACGTGATGGCGGCACCTCAAGAGCTGGTGGCCGCGGCAACAAGTCTGGCGGGCATCGGCTCGGCGATCGGTGCGGCCAACGCCGTCGCCGCCACTTCGACCACACAACTGTTGGCCGCCGGGGCCGATGAAGTCTCGGAGGCGATCGCCGCGGCGTTTTCCGCCTACGCCGCCGACTATCAGGCGCTGGGTGCCCAGATGGCGGGCTTTCATGAGCAGTTCGTGGTGGCTTTGTCCGCGAGCGGAGGCTGGTATGCCGCCGCGGAGGCGACCAACGCCTCGCCCCTGCAGGTTGTTGAGGAGCAGGTACTCGGGGTGATCAACGCGCCGACCCAAGCATTGTTGGGGCGCCCGCTGATCGGTGATGGCGCTAACGGGGCGCCGGGGCAAAACGGCGGGGCCGGTGGGCTGCTCTACGGCAACGGTGGGGCCGGTGGTTCTGGCACTGTCGCGAACCCCAACGGCGGTAGCGGCGGGAACGCCGGCCTGATCGGCCGCGGCGGGGTCGGTGGAGCCGGCGCTGCCGGTGGTGTCGGTGGGGCCGGCGGACAGGGCGGATGGTTGTTCGGTAACGGCGGCAGCGGCGGAGCAGGTGCGGCCGGCACCACGGTGGCGGCCCCCAATGGCGGCAACGGCGGCAATGCCGGTCTGATCGGCCTAGGCGGGGTCGGTGGAGCCGGCGCTACCGGTGGTGTCGGTGGGGCCGGCGGACAGGGCGGATGGTTGTTCGGTAACGGCGGCAACGGCGGCGTCGGCGGGGCGGGCGCGACCGGCGGCGACGGCGGGAACGCCCGGGCCCTGTTCGGCGACGGCGGGGCCGGTGGTGCCGGTGGTATCGGTGTCGCCGGTGGCACCGGAGACACCGGTGTGACCGGCGAACTCAATGGTCAGGGGGGCATCGGGGGCGTCGGTGGGACGGGAGGCAACGGCGGTAACGGTGGCGCCGGCGGGTTGTTCGGCGCCGGCGGGGCCGGCGGCGCCGGTGGCACTGGGGGCACAGGAGGAACCGGTGGCACCGGAGCCATGGGCGCCCCCGGCGACCTGATGCTCAACGCTGGTCTCGGTGGTGACGGCGGTGACGGCGGCCTGGGCGGAGATGGAGGCGCCGGCGGGAACGGCGGTGCCGGTGGTTCGGGTGGTCTGTTCGGCGCTGACGGTGTCCTGGGCGCCGGTGGTGACGGTGGTCGCGGGGGGGCCGGTGGGTTCGGCGGCACCGGCGGCCAAGGCGCCGAGGGCGACCCACTGTTCAACGTCAACGCGGGCCGCGGCGGCGATGGTGGGACCGGGGGCAACCCTGGGATCGGCGGCGCCGGCGGGGTCGGCGGCACCGGCTCCAGCACTGGCGCATTCGGGCAGGCAGGTGGCATTCCCACCAGCGGAGGCGACGGCGGGAACGGCGGCCAAGGCGCGACCAACGGCGACATCAGCATCAACTCCGGCAGGGGCGGCGACGGCGGGACCGGCGGGGCCGGCGGGTTGGTCGGTGACGGTGGCCAAGGTGGCAACGGCGGCGGCGGCGCGGCCTCCTCCGACGGCTCCGGCGCTAGCACGGTCGGCGGTGGCGGCGGTTTCGGTGGAGACGGCGGAACCAGCACCAACGGGACCGGCGGGACGGGCGGCGACGGCGGCAATGGCGGCCGCGGCGGCAACGACTCCGCCGGCAGCAGTTCCGGTGGTAGTGGCGGCAAGGGGGGTAACGGCGGTGCCAGCGTCAATGGCGCCGGCGGCACTGGTGGCACCGGCGGGGCCGGCGCCGCCGGCGGCGCCGGACCCCTCGGCGGCAATAGTCGCGGTGGGGAGGGCGGTTCCGGTGGTGACGGCGGTGCCAGCATCAACGGCAATGGCGGGACTGGCGGCACCGGCGGGGCAGCCGGTAGCGGCGGCAACGACCCCTCCGCCAGAAGTAGCGGTGGTTCAGGCGGTTCCGGCGGGAAGGGCGGTGCCAGCATCAACGGGACCGGCGGGACCGGCGGCAACGGCGCTGCCGGCGGGAACGCCGGCAGCGGTGGCCAGGGCATCGGGCCCGGCTTCGGCGGCGGCGGTCGAGGTGGTAGCGGCGGTGACGGCGGTGACAGCACCAACGGCGACGGCGGGAACGGCGGCACCGGCGCTCAGGGCGGCAACGGCGCAACCGGCGTTGGTGCCGGCACGGGCGGTAGCGGGGGTTCCGGCGGTGACGGCGGAAACAGCACCGGCGGCAACGGTTCCGCCGCTATCAACGCCACTAACGCCACCGCCGGTAGCGGCGGTACCGGCGGTAACGGCGGTCAAGGCGGTAACGGCACTGGTGGTGTGGGCGACCCCGGGGCAACCGGTAACCCCAACACGGGCGCTGACGGGGGTCGCGGCGGAGATGGCGGGACGGGCGGGTCCGCGTAA
- a CDS encoding pyridoxal phosphate-dependent aminotransferase: MTARLRPELAGLPVYVPGKTVPGAIKLASNETVLGPLPSVRAAIEHATNTVNRYPDNGCVQLKAALARHLSSAGPADFASEHVAVGCGSVSLCQQLVQITASVGDEVIFGWRSFELYLPQVQVAGANPIPVPLTDHTYDLEAMLAAITERTRLIFVCNPNNPTSTVVDPDALTRFVQTVPPHILVAIDEAYVEYIRDGMLPDSPQLVRTHSNVVVLRTFSKAYGLAGLRVGYAIGQPDVITALDKAYVPFTVSSVAQAAAIASLDAADELLARTDAVVVERTRVATELRAAGFTVSPTQSNFVWLPLEGRTRDFVEQAAEARIVLRPYGTDGVRVTIGAPDENDALLEFARSWVTRIE; encoded by the coding sequence GTGACCGCCCGCCTGCGGCCCGAGCTGGCCGGGCTGCCAGTTTATGTCCCCGGCAAAACGGTGCCCGGCGCCATCAAGCTGGCTAGCAATGAAACCGTGCTCGGCCCGCTACCCAGCGTCCGCGCAGCCATCGAGCACGCCACCAACACCGTTAACCGCTATCCCGACAACGGCTGCGTGCAGCTCAAGGCGGCGCTCGCGCGACACCTGAGCTCAGCCGGCCCCGCGGACTTCGCTTCCGAGCACGTCGCCGTCGGCTGCGGTTCGGTCAGCCTGTGCCAGCAGCTCGTTCAGATCACCGCCTCGGTAGGCGACGAAGTGATCTTCGGGTGGCGCAGCTTCGAACTCTATCTACCCCAGGTCCAGGTCGCCGGTGCCAACCCGATTCCGGTGCCGCTGACCGACCACACCTACGACCTCGAAGCTATGCTCGCGGCGATCACCGAACGCACTCGGCTGATTTTCGTCTGCAATCCGAACAATCCGACCTCCACCGTCGTCGACCCGGATGCGCTGACCCGGTTCGTCCAGACGGTTCCGCCCCACATCTTGGTCGCGATCGACGAGGCCTATGTCGAGTACATCCGCGACGGCATGCTGCCCGACAGCCCTCAGCTGGTCCGCACCCACAGCAACGTCGTGGTGCTGCGGACCTTTTCGAAGGCGTACGGGTTGGCAGGGTTGCGGGTCGGCTATGCGATCGGCCAGCCCGACGTGATCACGGCGCTGGACAAGGCCTATGTGCCATTCACGGTGTCCAGCGTTGCGCAGGCCGCGGCTATCGCATCGCTGGACGCGGCCGACGAGCTACTGGCCCGCACCGACGCAGTGGTAGTTGAGCGCACGCGAGTCGCCACCGAGTTGCGGGCCGCAGGGTTCACGGTGTCGCCGACCCAATCCAATTTCGTCTGGCTGCCGCTGGAAGGGCGCACCCGGGACTTTGTTGAGCAGGCCGCCGAGGCTCGCATCGTGCTCCGCCCATACGGCACGGATGGTGTCCGGGTCACTATCGGTGCGCCCGACGAAAACGACGCCCTGCTGGAGTTCGCCCGTAGCTGGGTGACCCGCATCGAGTAA
- a CDS encoding DUF4334 domain-containing protein, translated as MSLARAKFVEFKEHDGPIPDAQLDDFWATLSPATIDDMIGQWRGGEFRTGHRMNGALEKAGWFGKTFTSATDVQPLVCLDAQGNKFSNVAMGKGEASLWLEAFRGEVTATMVYDGQPVHDHFKKIDDDTVLGIMNGKGVRDNGRYFYFYLERV; from the coding sequence ATGAGCCTGGCCCGCGCGAAGTTCGTCGAGTTCAAGGAACATGACGGACCCATTCCAGACGCGCAGCTCGACGACTTCTGGGCCACACTGTCGCCCGCGACCATCGACGACATGATCGGGCAGTGGCGCGGCGGCGAGTTCCGCACCGGCCACAGGATGAACGGCGCGCTGGAGAAGGCCGGCTGGTTTGGCAAGACGTTCACGTCCGCTACCGACGTACAGCCGCTGGTGTGCCTGGACGCCCAGGGAAACAAGTTCTCCAACGTGGCGATGGGCAAGGGGGAGGCAAGCCTCTGGCTTGAGGCCTTCCGCGGCGAAGTCACCGCAACGATGGTGTATGACGGCCAGCCGGTCCACGACCACTTCAAGAAGATTGACGACGACACCGTGCTGGGCATCATGAACGGCAAAGGTGTCCGCGACAATGGCCGATACTTCTACTTCTACCTAGAACGGGTCTAA
- a CDS encoding TIGR03086 family metal-binding protein, with the protein MVPESQPGPDAAPTDELASAEATLVVLQQALHTVAADDLSRPTPCSEYDVSQLTGHLLNSVMVIGRMVDADFSDFSVRDQTASVERQIMAAARPALDAWHRHGLHGEVPLAHGSMPARVAASVLSIEFLVHAWDYAVALGHDITAPDSLTDYVLGLAQQLIKPEERVHAGFDDPVDVSEDASALDRLVAFTGRNPAT; encoded by the coding sequence GTGGTTCCTGAATCGCAACCTGGACCAGATGCCGCCCCCACCGACGAGTTAGCCAGCGCCGAGGCCACGCTGGTCGTGTTGCAGCAAGCCCTGCACACCGTCGCTGCTGATGACTTGTCCCGGCCGACGCCGTGCTCGGAGTACGACGTGTCGCAGCTGACCGGACATCTGTTGAACTCCGTCATGGTCATCGGGCGCATGGTGGATGCGGATTTTTCTGATTTTTCGGTGCGTGACCAGACCGCCTCGGTCGAGCGGCAGATCATGGCCGCGGCCCGCCCGGCCTTGGATGCCTGGCACAGGCACGGCCTGCACGGTGAGGTGCCACTGGCCCACGGCTCGATGCCGGCCCGGGTTGCCGCTTCTGTTCTGTCGATCGAGTTTCTCGTCCACGCGTGGGACTACGCGGTGGCGCTGGGACACGACATCACGGCACCGGATTCGCTGACCGACTATGTGCTGGGGTTGGCGCAGCAGCTCATCAAGCCCGAAGAACGGGTGCATGCCGGTTTCGATGACCCGGTGGACGTGTCCGAGGATGCCAGCGCCCTGGATCGGCTCGTTGCGTTCACCGGCCGCAACCCGGCTACGTAG
- a CDS encoding crotonase/enoyl-CoA hydratase family protein, producing MGETYESVTVETKDQVAQVTLIGPGKGNAMGPAFWSELPEVFAKLDADRDVRAIVLTGSGKNFSYGLDLPAMGGLLAPVLAEGALARPRTDFHTEVMRMQHTITAVANCRTPTIASVHGWCIGGGVDLISAVDIRYASADAKFSVREVKLAMVADVGSLARLPLILNDGHLRELALTGKDIDAARAEKIGLVNDVYADAEAALDAAHTTAAEIAANPPLAVYGVKDVLDQQRTSAVSESLRYVAAWNAAFLPSKDLSEGISATFAKRPPQFTGE from the coding sequence ATGGGCGAAACATACGAATCGGTCACCGTGGAAACCAAAGATCAGGTCGCGCAGGTGACACTGATCGGGCCGGGCAAAGGCAACGCGATGGGCCCGGCCTTCTGGTCGGAGCTGCCGGAGGTGTTCGCCAAGCTCGACGCAGACCGCGATGTGCGTGCCATCGTCCTTACCGGCTCGGGCAAGAACTTCAGCTACGGCCTGGACTTACCGGCAATGGGGGGGCTCTTGGCACCGGTGCTGGCCGAGGGCGCGCTGGCCCGCCCCCGCACCGACTTCCATACCGAGGTGATGCGGATGCAGCACACGATCACCGCTGTCGCCAACTGTCGCACTCCCACCATTGCGTCCGTACACGGTTGGTGCATCGGTGGCGGCGTCGACCTGATCTCCGCGGTCGACATTCGCTATGCCAGCGCGGACGCGAAGTTCTCGGTCCGCGAGGTCAAGCTGGCCATGGTGGCCGACGTGGGCAGCCTGGCGCGGCTTCCGCTGATCTTGAACGACGGGCATCTGCGGGAACTGGCATTGACGGGCAAGGACATCGACGCCGCCCGGGCAGAGAAGATCGGACTGGTCAACGACGTCTACGCGGACGCCGAGGCGGCCTTGGACGCCGCCCATACGACCGCGGCCGAGATCGCCGCCAATCCACCGCTGGCGGTCTATGGCGTCAAAGACGTCCTCGACCAGCAGCGCACGTCAGCCGTCTCCGAGAGCCTGCGCTACGTCGCCGCCTGGAACGCGGCATTCCTGCCGTCGAAGGATCTGAGCGAAGGCATCTCGGCGACCTTCGCCAAACGCCCCCCGCAATTCACGGGCGAATAG
- a CDS encoding DUF4389 domain-containing protein, which produces MQPETTLSSVRVRGDLDPGLSRWQWLVKWILAIPHYVVLVFLHIAYFVVTVIAFFAILFTGRYPRALFDFNVGVLRWRWRVAFYALYALGTDKYPPFSLQPNSEYPADLEVDYPEKLHRGLVLVKWLLAVPHYLVLVAFYGGLGRVARGVHEWGEDQVGGGYGPPPLICVLLLIAVVALLFTARYPKGLYNFVIGINRWAVRVHAYVSLMRDEYPPFRLDMGPREHESSATANS; this is translated from the coding sequence ATGCAACCGGAAACTACCCTTTCTTCTGTTCGGGTTCGTGGTGACCTCGACCCCGGCCTGTCACGCTGGCAGTGGCTGGTCAAGTGGATCCTCGCCATCCCCCACTACGTCGTCCTGGTGTTCCTGCACATCGCCTACTTTGTGGTGACGGTCATTGCGTTCTTCGCGATCCTGTTCACTGGCCGCTACCCCCGCGCGCTGTTCGACTTCAATGTCGGTGTCCTGCGGTGGCGGTGGCGGGTCGCCTTCTACGCCCTCTACGCATTGGGGACCGACAAGTACCCGCCGTTCAGCCTGCAGCCCAACTCCGAGTATCCCGCCGACCTGGAGGTCGACTACCCCGAAAAGCTCCATCGCGGGCTCGTGCTGGTTAAGTGGCTGCTTGCCGTCCCGCACTACCTCGTGCTCGTCGCCTTCTACGGCGGACTGGGGCGCGTGGCCCGTGGCGTCCACGAGTGGGGCGAAGACCAGGTCGGCGGAGGCTACGGACCGCCGCCGCTCATCTGTGTCCTGCTGCTGATAGCGGTGGTGGCCCTGCTGTTCACCGCGCGCTACCCGAAGGGCTTGTACAACTTCGTGATCGGTATCAACCGGTGGGCGGTCCGAGTGCACGCGTATGTCTCGCTGATGCGTGACGAGTACCCACCGTTTCGCCTCGACATGGGGCCGCGTGAGCACGAGTCTTCGGCCACTGCGAACTCGTAG